The following is a genomic window from Bordetella petrii.
AGGCGGCGCGACGACGCCCGCGGGCAGCGTGTGCAGGGGCGTGATCTGGGTGGACGTGACGCCGACCACCAGCCAGGTGTCTTCGATCTGCAACAGGGCCACGCTCTGGCGCGGGCCCAATGGCAGGCTGGCTACCTGGCGCATCGGCCCTGAGCCGGCGCGCCCGGCCAGCCCGGCGCGGCGCGCCAGCCAGGCCGAAGCCAGGATGGCCGCCACCACCAGCACCAGACCGATCACCACGCGCAGCACGGCCGATTCCGTCATGGCGTTCTCAGCGACGGTTGTTCAGGCGGTTGATGCGTTCCGACGGCGTGATGATGTCGGTGAGGCGGATGCCGTACTTTTCTTCCACGACCACCACTTCACCCTGGGCAATGAGGTAACCGTTGACGAAGATGTCCATGGGTTCGCCGGCCAGGCCGTCGAGCTCGACCACCGAGCCCTGCCCGAGCTGCAGCAGGTTCTTGATGGTGAGACGGGTGCGGCCCAGTTCCACTGTCAGCTGCACCGGCACGTCCATGATCAGGTCGATGTCGTTGCCGTTGCCGCCGGCAGCGTCGGCCAGTGGCTTGAAGACCGAGCCGCCGGCCGGACGGGCCGCGGGCGCGGCGGCAGGAGCAGCCGCGGCAGGCGCCGTGGATGCGGCCGATGCCTGTTCGGCCATGGCGCCGGCCCAGTCGTCCTGCGGTTTCAGGCCGTCGGCCTGGGTGGGGGGCTGGGCCGCCGCGGATTGCTCGGCAAGCGCATCGGCCCAGTCGTCGGCCGGGGTGGCGGACGAACCGGAACCGGTCTGGCCGGGCGCGTTCGTGTCAGTCATGGTCGGGGGCCTCGTGTGTATCGCTTTCGTAGGTAAACAGGTTCTGCACGCGCAGGGCGTATTGGCCGTTGAAGACGCCGTAGCTGCATTCCATCAGGGGCACGCCGTTGACGTTGGCGATAACCGTCTCGGGCACCTCGATCGGCAGCACGTCGCCGACTTTCAGGCGCAACAGTTCGCGGATGCTGGAGGGGATCGACGCGAATTCGGCCGTCAGGTCGACGTCGGCGCTGCGCACCTGGCGCGAGAGCTGGTGGGTCCAGCGCTGGTCGACTTCTTCCAGGGTCGTTTCCTGCAGCGGGCGCGTCAGCAGGTCGCGCACCGGCTCGATCATGGAGTAGGGCAGGCAGATATTCAGGTCTCCGCCAGTCGCGCCGAACTCGATGTGGAACGACGACACCACCACGACTTCATTGTTGCCGGTGATGCTGGCGAACTTGGTGTGCATCTCGGAGCGCACGTATTCGAACTCGATGGGGTACACCGCTTCCCAGGACTTGCCGTAGCTTTCCAGGGTCAGGTTGAGCAGGCGGCGAATGATGCGCTGCTCGGTGGTGGTGAAATCGCGGCCCTCCACGCGCGTGTGGTAGCGGCCGTCTCCGCCGAACAGGCTGTCGATCACCAGAAACACCAGGCTGGGATCGTAGGTGAACAGCGCCGTGCCCCGCAGCGGCTTCATCTGGATCATGTTCAGATTGCTGGGCACCGGCAGATTGCGTTCGAAGTCGGCGTATTTCAGTATCTTGATCGACCCGACCGTGATGTCGGCGTTGCGCCGCATGAAATTCAGCAACAGGTGGCGCAGCTGGCGGGCGAATCGCTCGTTGATGAGTTCGAGCGTCTGCATGCGCCGCCGCACGACGCGGTCGGGCGAGCTCAGGTCGTAGGCGCGCGCGCCGCGCGCATCGGCCTCGTCGCGGGATTCGCTGTCGCTCTCGCCGGTAACGCCGGCCAGCAGCGCATCGACTTCATCCTGCGAAAGAAACGCCTCGTAGGCCATGCTTACTGCACCACGAAGGCGGTGAACAGGGCGGCGCTGACGTACTGGCCATCGGGCAGGGGCGAGAACGGCTGATTCACGGCGGCGACGATGGCGCGCGCCATGTCGGCCTTGCCCTGGGGCGACTGCGCGACCGTGGGCGATTGCGCCGACAGTACCATCAGGATGCGGCTGCGCACCTCGGGCATGTATTTCTCGATACGCATCCGCGTCTGCTCGTCGCCCGCGCGCAGAGTGATGCCCACATGCAGGATGCGCTCGCTTTCGGCGCTTTGCAGCGTGACAGTGAAGGCTTCCAGGGGAATGAAAATGGGCGCCGGCACCGGGGTCGGCGTGGCGGGCGGCTCGACAAAAATGGCCGGCGCGGGGCCGGCATCGGCCTTGCCGACGCCCAGCCGCACGGGGGCCGCCGCTTCGGTGTACTGGCGGTGCATGATGAACCAGGTGGCGGCCACGCTCGCGCAGGCGACGATGGCCAGCGCAAGCAGCCAGAAAAGGCCGCGCAGGATCGGGCTGCCGCCAGAGGTGCGCAAAGGCAGGCTGCGTGACGGCATGGAAGGATTCTTGGAAGTGGCCATCAGGGTATCGATGCTAGGGAATGAAGGGATTCTGCCCCAAACTCCGCCGCGGTTTGCAGGCGAAAAACAGGACGAAAGCTGCGTATCTCAGGCTATTGCGCCGCAGCGTGCGGCGCTCGCCCGCTGCGGTGCGCCCCATGTCGTGCGGTGGCGCGGCACGGGTCAGGCGAAGGTGTCGACCAGTCCGTCGCCGCGCGCGACCCGGGTGGCCGCGGCCGGCGCCAGGGCCACTGCCCCGTCGCCCTGTGTGCCGCCGCCTTGGCCATGGCCGCCGCCTTGCGCCTGCTGCTGCATGTCGAAGCCGGATTGCGAGCCGTGCTCGCCCACGTTGGCCTGCCCCAACGACAGGCCGGCCTGCGCCAGCGCCTGGTGCAGTTGCGGCAATGCGGCTTCGACCGCGTGGCGCACCGCCGCATGGGCCGACACGAAGCTGGCGCTGGCCACGCCGTCATTGACGCTGAGCGTGACGCGCAAGGGACCCAGGTCAGGGGGATCGAGGCGCAGTTCTGCGGTGTGCTGGCCGCGCGTGGCGTCGTGGCTCAACACGACCAGCTGGCGGCCCAGGTCGGCGCCCCAGGCCGGGGTGGCGGCGACGGGCGTGGCCACCGCCAACGATAGCGCCCCGGCCTGCGGCATTGGGGCGGGCGCCGTGGCTTGCGGGCTGGCGGCGGCCGCCAGGCTGGCAGCCGCGTCGGCGGCGTGCGACGATGCCGCGCCATGGCCGGCCGGTTGCGCGACGGCGCTGGCTGCCTGCAGCGCAAGCTCGGCCTCGGCGGCAGCCTGCGCGTTGAGGTGTTCCGGGGCCTCGGCCACGGCGGTGACCGCTACGGCGTTGGGGTTTGGCATGGGCGCGGGCGCGCCGCGCAGTTCGTGGCCGGGCACGCGGGTGTCCGGCCGTGCCGCGGCAGGGGCCTGCGTCTGTGGCGCCGGGGTGTTGGCAGGGGCCGCGGCCGACAGCGCCAGCGCCGCGGCGGGCGGGGGCGGCGCGGCGTCGCCTGCCTTGGCCGCCGACGCCACCCCGGCCGCACCATCCGGCAGAGGCGCGGCCGGCATGGCGGGCGCGCCGGTGGCGGCCTCGCTCGTCACGGCCGGCGTCTGCTGCTGCAACTGCGCGGCCTGCGCCGCGATTTCCAGCGCCTGGGCCGGCAGCGCGGGCGCCTGCGCTTCAGGTGGCGCAACTTGCGGCTGGGC
Proteins encoded in this region:
- the fliO gene encoding flagellar biosynthetic protein FliO encodes the protein MTESAVLRVVIGLVLVVAAILASAWLARRAGLAGRAGSGPMRQVASLPLGPRQSVALLQIEDTWLVVGVTSTQITPLHTLPAGVVAPPASELGAFAGKLSQALKRRG
- the fliN gene encoding flagellar motor switch protein FliN yields the protein MTDTNAPGQTGSGSSATPADDWADALAEQSAAAQPPTQADGLKPQDDWAGAMAEQASAASTAPAAAAPAAAPAARPAGGSVFKPLADAAGGNGNDIDLIMDVPVQLTVELGRTRLTIKNLLQLGQGSVVELDGLAGEPMDIFVNGYLIAQGEVVVVEEKYGIRLTDIITPSERINRLNNRR
- the fliM gene encoding flagellar motor switch protein FliM, with translation MAYEAFLSQDEVDALLAGVTGESDSESRDEADARGARAYDLSSPDRVVRRRMQTLELINERFARQLRHLLLNFMRRNADITVGSIKILKYADFERNLPVPSNLNMIQMKPLRGTALFTYDPSLVFLVIDSLFGGDGRYHTRVEGRDFTTTEQRIIRRLLNLTLESYGKSWEAVYPIEFEYVRSEMHTKFASITGNNEVVVVSSFHIEFGATGGDLNICLPYSMIEPVRDLLTRPLQETTLEEVDQRWTHQLSRQVRSADVDLTAEFASIPSSIRELLRLKVGDVLPIEVPETVIANVNGVPLMECSYGVFNGQYALRVQNLFTYESDTHEAPDHD
- a CDS encoding flagellar basal body-associated FliL family protein; protein product: MATSKNPSMPSRSLPLRTSGGSPILRGLFWLLALAIVACASVAATWFIMHRQYTEAAAPVRLGVGKADAGPAPAIFVEPPATPTPVPAPIFIPLEAFTVTLQSAESERILHVGITLRAGDEQTRMRIEKYMPEVRSRILMVLSAQSPTVAQSPQGKADMARAIVAAVNQPFSPLPDGQYVSAALFTAFVVQ
- a CDS encoding flagellar hook-length control protein FliK: MTATPTTPLLVPTAPPVQGKRAASVASDPKTGSFAQQLARQRGAATDDARPATGAQGKPASNAKPGKAPTEDASADTAASTVVDPATAAAAGAAAAQAMAPAQPQVAPPEAQAPALPAQALEIAAQAAQLQQQTPAVTSEAATGAPAMPAAPLPDGAAGVASAAKAGDAAPPPPAAALALSAAAPANTPAPQTQAPAAARPDTRVPGHELRGAPAPMPNPNAVAVTAVAEAPEHLNAQAAAEAELALQAASAVAQPAGHGAASSHAADAAASLAAAASPQATAPAPMPQAGALSLAVATPVAATPAWGADLGRQLVVLSHDATRGQHTAELRLDPPDLGPLRVTLSVNDGVASASFVSAHAAVRHAVEAALPQLHQALAQAGLSLGQANVGEHGSQSGFDMQQQAQGGGHGQGGGTQGDGAVALAPAAATRVARGDGLVDTFA